From Frateuria aurantia DSM 6220, one genomic window encodes:
- the sufB gene encoding Fe-S cluster assembly protein SufB — protein sequence MITDSSENLAVLPENAEVVEALGRRYAAGFVTDIESESLPPGLSEDIIRRLSALKQEPDWMTEWRLAAYRHWLTMPVPDWAKLKIEPIDYQAISYYSAPKEGPKSLDEVDPKLLETYEKLGVPLHERARLAGVAVDAVFDSVSVGTTFRKELAEAGVIFCSISEAMREHPELVREYLGSVVPVGDNYFAALNAAVFSDGSFVFVPKGVRCPMELSTYFRINAVNTGQFERTLIICEDDASVSYLEGCTAPMRDENQLHAAVVELVALERANIKYSTVQNWYPGDENGVGGIYNFVTKRGECRGADSKISWTQVETGSAVTWKYPSCVLKGDRSVGEFHSVALTHHYQQADTGTKMIHIGKGTRSKIIAKGISAGRSQNSYRGLVKVEKGADGARNYTQCDSLLIGKRCGAHTFPYIEVKHPGATVEHEATTSKISDDQLFYCRSRGISEEDAVSMIVDGFCKQVFKELPMEFAVEAKKLLEVSLEGAVG from the coding sequence ATGATCACTGATAGCAGCGAAAACCTGGCGGTATTGCCGGAAAATGCCGAGGTCGTCGAAGCATTGGGCCGACGCTATGCGGCCGGTTTCGTTACCGACATCGAAAGCGAGAGTCTGCCCCCGGGGCTGTCCGAAGATATCATCCGTCGTCTGTCGGCACTCAAGCAGGAGCCGGACTGGATGACCGAATGGCGGCTGGCCGCGTATCGGCACTGGTTGACCATGCCGGTGCCGGACTGGGCCAAGCTGAAGATCGAGCCCATCGATTATCAGGCCATCAGTTATTACTCGGCGCCCAAGGAAGGTCCCAAGTCGTTGGACGAGGTCGATCCCAAGCTGCTTGAAACCTACGAGAAGCTGGGTGTTCCCCTGCACGAGCGGGCCCGTCTGGCCGGGGTGGCGGTGGACGCCGTATTCGATTCGGTCTCTGTCGGGACCACCTTCCGCAAGGAGCTGGCCGAGGCCGGCGTGATCTTCTGCTCGATCAGCGAGGCGATGCGCGAGCACCCCGAGCTGGTCCGCGAATATCTGGGCAGTGTGGTGCCGGTCGGCGACAATTATTTCGCCGCTCTCAATGCCGCGGTGTTTTCCGATGGCAGCTTCGTGTTCGTGCCCAAGGGCGTGCGTTGCCCGATGGAGCTGTCGACGTATTTCCGCATCAATGCGGTCAATACCGGTCAGTTCGAGCGCACGCTCATCATCTGCGAGGATGATGCCAGCGTTTCCTATCTGGAAGGCTGCACCGCGCCGATGCGCGACGAGAACCAGCTGCATGCGGCGGTGGTCGAGCTGGTGGCGCTGGAGCGTGCCAACATCAAGTATTCCACGGTGCAGAACTGGTATCCCGGTGACGAGAACGGCGTCGGCGGCATCTACAATTTCGTGACCAAGCGTGGTGAATGCCGCGGCGCCGACTCCAAGATCAGCTGGACCCAGGTGGAGACGGGTTCGGCCGTCACCTGGAAGTATCCCAGCTGCGTGCTGAAGGGCGACCGCTCGGTGGGTGAATTCCATTCGGTGGCCTTGACCCATCACTACCAGCAGGCCGATACCGGCACCAAGATGATCCATATCGGCAAGGGCACGCGCTCCAAGATCATTGCCAAGGGCATCAGTGCCGGTCGCAGCCAGAACAGCTATCGCGGTCTGGTCAAGGTGGAGAAGGGCGCCGACGGTGCCCGCAACTACACCCAGTGCGACTCGCTGCTGATCGGCAAGCGTTGCGGCGCCCATACCTTCCCCTATATCGAGGTGAAGCATCCGGGCGCGACGGTGGAGCATGAAGCCACGACCTCCAAGATCTCCGATGACCAGCTGTTCTACTGCCGCTCGCGCGGCATCAGCGAGGAAGATGCGGTATCGATGATCGTCGACGGTTTCTGCAAGCAGGTCTTCAAGGAGCTGCCGATGGAATTCGCGGTCGAGGCCAAGAAGCTGCTGGAAGTCTCGCTGGAAGGTGCGGTGGGCTGA
- a CDS encoding SUF system Fe-S cluster assembly regulator, with translation MLKVSRLTDYATLVMTCMAERPREVLRAVQLADIAHLELPTVSKLLKVLSQAGLVESFRGVNGGYRLARPAQQISLAEIVVAMEGPIGVTDCSLADRRCDLESSCGVRGSWRQVSDVLAGALRSIRLSDMLRPPTAAAPLPPSRGEFDVNPERQALASGR, from the coding sequence ATGCTGAAAGTCAGCCGACTGACCGATTACGCCACCCTGGTGATGACCTGCATGGCAGAGCGTCCCAGGGAAGTGCTGCGTGCGGTCCAGCTGGCCGACATCGCCCATCTGGAACTGCCCACCGTCAGCAAGCTGCTGAAGGTGCTGAGCCAGGCCGGGCTGGTGGAGTCATTTCGCGGCGTCAACGGTGGTTACCGCCTGGCGCGGCCGGCCCAGCAGATTTCGCTGGCCGAGATCGTGGTGGCGATGGAAGGCCCGATCGGGGTGACCGACTGCAGTCTGGCCGACCGCCGCTGCGATCTTGAATCCAGTTGCGGCGTACGCGGCAGTTGGCGTCAGGTCAGCGATGTGCTGGCCGGCGCGCTGCGCTCGATCCGTCTTTCAGACATGTTGCGCCCGCCCACCGCGGCGGCGCCGCTTCCGCCTTCGCGGGGCGAATTCGACGTCAATCCAGAACGACAGGCCCTGGCATCGGGCCGGTGA
- a CDS encoding P-II family nitrogen regulator → MKWITAIIKPFTLDDVREALGEAGINGMTVTEVKGFGRQHGHTELYRGAEYVVDFLPKLKIEIAATDEQAERAIEAISTAARTGKVGDGKIFVIDLEQAIRIRTQEIDADAL, encoded by the coding sequence ATGAAGTGGATCACCGCGATCATCAAGCCTTTCACACTCGACGATGTGCGCGAGGCCTTGGGCGAAGCCGGCATCAACGGCATGACGGTGACCGAAGTCAAAGGCTTCGGACGGCAGCACGGCCATACCGAGCTGTATCGGGGTGCGGAATATGTGGTCGACTTCCTGCCCAAGCTGAAGATCGAAATCGCCGCTACCGACGAGCAGGCCGAGCGCGCCATCGAGGCGATCAGCACGGCGGCGCGTACCGGCAAGGTCGGCGACGGCAAGATTTTCGTGATCGATCTGGAACAGGCGATCCGGATCCGGACCCAGGAGATCGACGCCGATGCGCTGTAA
- a CDS encoding ammonium transporter: MRCKSALIPLLAGLGASGPLLAQSTPAAALDHGDTAWMLTSSMLVLLMTIPGLALFYGGMVRAKNLLSVLMQCFSIVALVSVLWVLYGYSVAFSTVGMTTEHVNLHAIVGGLDRVFLAGLTPDSLYNTIPESVFVMFQMTFAIITPALIIGAFAERMKFSALLWFTALWVTVVYLPMAHMVWSGPGSLLGDMGVIDFAGGTVVHINAGIAGLVACLMIGKRRGYPTTAMPPHNLGYTVIGASMLWLGWFGFNAGSAAAANGSAGMAMLVTQVATAAAAIGWTAAEWMVHKRASVLGIVSGAVAGLVAVTPAAGTAGPGGALVLGLVTGVICYFTATRLKYKLGYDDTLDVFGVHAVAGIVGALLTGPLAAPALGGFGTVADLGGQLWIQAKGVGFTVLWSGVLTWLILLLLDKTLGLRVSTEQEQIGLDLAEHEERAYNL, encoded by the coding sequence ATGCGCTGTAAATCCGCACTGATCCCGCTTCTCGCTGGCCTCGGCGCCAGTGGCCCGCTGCTGGCCCAGTCCACGCCGGCCGCAGCGCTTGACCATGGCGATACCGCATGGATGCTGACCTCGTCCATGCTGGTTCTGTTGATGACCATTCCGGGCCTGGCCCTGTTCTACGGCGGAATGGTCCGCGCCAAGAATCTGCTGTCGGTACTGATGCAGTGCTTTTCGATTGTGGCGCTGGTCAGCGTGCTGTGGGTGCTCTATGGCTATTCGGTAGCATTCAGCACCGTCGGCATGACCACCGAACATGTCAATCTGCATGCCATCGTGGGCGGTCTGGACCGGGTCTTTCTGGCCGGACTGACCCCGGACAGTCTGTACAACACGATTCCCGAAAGCGTGTTCGTGATGTTCCAGATGACGTTCGCGATCATCACCCCGGCGCTGATCATCGGCGCCTTCGCCGAGCGCATGAAGTTCAGCGCCCTGCTGTGGTTCACCGCCTTGTGGGTCACCGTTGTCTACCTGCCGATGGCGCACATGGTCTGGAGCGGACCGGGCTCGCTGCTGGGCGATATGGGCGTGATCGATTTCGCCGGCGGCACCGTGGTGCACATCAATGCAGGCATCGCCGGTCTGGTGGCCTGCCTGATGATCGGCAAACGCCGAGGTTATCCGACCACGGCCATGCCTCCCCACAATCTGGGCTATACCGTGATCGGTGCCAGCATGCTGTGGCTGGGCTGGTTCGGCTTCAATGCCGGTTCGGCCGCCGCCGCCAACGGCAGTGCAGGCATGGCCATGCTGGTCACCCAGGTCGCCACTGCGGCGGCAGCCATCGGCTGGACGGCGGCGGAATGGATGGTACACAAGCGTGCCAGCGTGCTGGGCATCGTGTCGGGCGCCGTGGCCGGACTGGTTGCGGTGACGCCGGCGGCCGGAACGGCAGGCCCAGGCGGCGCCCTGGTGCTGGGACTGGTCACCGGCGTGATCTGCTATTTCACCGCGACCCGCCTGAAGTACAAATTGGGCTATGACGACACCCTGGATGTGTTCGGCGTCCACGCCGTGGCCGGCATCGTCGGAGCCTTGCTGACCGGCCCGCTGGCGGCGCCGGCACTGGGCGGCTTCGGCACCGTTGCCGACCTGGGCGGCCAGCTGTGGATCCAGGCCAAGGGCGTCGGCTTTACCGTGCTATGGTCCGGCGTGCTGACCTGGCTCATCCTGTTACTGCTGGACAAGACCCTCGGCCTGCGCGTCAGCACCGAGCAGGAGCAGATCGGACTGGACCTGGCCGAGCACGAAGAGCGCGCCTACAACCTGTAA
- a CDS encoding nucleotide sugar dehydrogenase encodes MSLSSSQHVGVVGLGYVGLPLAVAFGRQLPTTGFDLNRDRVQALREGCDATLELSAEALAAAGQLQLTAELEDLRACDTYIVTVPTPIDEAQRPDLQPLVSACRMLAPLLAAGDLVVFESTVYPGTTEEVCVPLLEAGSGLRFNRDFFCGYSPERINPGEHARPVTAIVKLTSGSTPEAAARVDALYRRIITAGTHLASSIRVAEAAKVIENIQRDVNIALVNELALIFHRLGIDTAEVLAAAGTKWNFLPFKPGLVGGHCISVDPYYLTHKAEVIGYYPELILAARRINSRMGSYVADRLIRLMSERRLHIVDARILVLGFAFKENCPDLRNTRVIDIIRELESSHARVDVHDPWVDAKAAGDEYRIHLVSQPPAGHYDAILLAVAHRQFIAWSPEQIRALGKPGAVVFDVKSVWPVEAVDGRL; translated from the coding sequence ATGTCGCTTTCTTCCTCGCAACATGTTGGCGTTGTCGGTCTGGGCTATGTGGGGCTGCCTCTGGCGGTGGCTTTTGGGCGACAGCTGCCGACGACAGGCTTCGATTTGAATCGCGACCGGGTGCAGGCCCTGCGCGAGGGGTGCGATGCCACCCTTGAGCTCAGTGCCGAGGCACTCGCTGCTGCCGGCCAGCTGCAATTGACGGCGGAACTGGAGGATCTGCGTGCCTGCGATACCTATATCGTGACGGTACCGACCCCGATCGACGAAGCCCAGCGTCCTGATCTGCAGCCGCTGGTCAGTGCCTGCCGCATGCTGGCCCCGCTGCTGGCTGCCGGTGATCTGGTGGTATTCGAGTCCACGGTCTATCCCGGCACCACAGAAGAAGTCTGTGTGCCTTTGTTGGAAGCCGGTTCGGGACTGCGTTTCAACCGGGACTTTTTCTGCGGCTACAGTCCGGAACGCATCAATCCGGGGGAGCATGCCCGGCCGGTGACGGCCATCGTCAAGCTGACTTCGGGCTCGACCCCCGAGGCGGCGGCACGGGTGGATGCGCTGTATCGGCGCATCATCACGGCCGGAACCCATCTGGCCTCCTCGATCCGGGTCGCGGAAGCGGCCAAGGTCATCGAGAATATCCAGCGGGATGTGAATATCGCCCTGGTCAACGAGCTGGCCCTGATCTTTCATCGACTGGGCATCGATACCGCCGAGGTTCTGGCGGCGGCGGGCACCAAGTGGAATTTCCTGCCCTTCAAGCCCGGGCTGGTCGGCGGGCATTGCATCAGTGTCGATCCGTATTATCTGACCCACAAGGCCGAGGTGATCGGCTATTACCCGGAACTGATTCTGGCCGCGCGCCGGATCAACAGCCGGATGGGCAGCTATGTGGCTGATCGGTTGATCCGCCTGATGAGCGAGCGTCGCCTGCATATCGTGGATGCGCGGATTCTGGTGCTGGGTTTTGCCTTCAAGGAAAACTGCCCGGATCTGCGCAACACGCGGGTGATCGACATCATCCGCGAGCTGGAGTCCTCGCACGCGAGGGTGGATGTGCATGATCCCTGGGTGGATGCAAAAGCGGCTGGCGACGAATACAGGATCCATCTGGTGTCCCAGCCACCGGCAGGGCATTACGATGCCATTCTGCTGGCGGTGGCGCATCGGCAGTTCATTGCCTGGTCGCCGGAGCAGATCCGGGCTCTGGGAAAGCCTGGCGCGGTGGTGTTCGACGTCAAATCGGTCTGGCCTGTCGAGGCCGTCGACGGTCGTCTGTGA
- a CDS encoding aminoglycoside phosphotransferase family protein produces MPHINDRASQRLEWARRITGKHAITLCPASADASFRSYWRIDGIPSGRLLMDSPPELEDPLPWLNIGRRLSDAGLHVPAVYEADLEQGLLLIEDLGDRLYLGELNDDSADDLYGDAMQALLRMQTAVDATGLTLYDTAFLQREMDLLPEWYLGRHLGLDPEPWQEALQTVFQVLTDNAAEQPQGFVHRDYHSRNLLLSDAGNPAIIDFQGALLGPLTYDLASLLRDCYIRWPDQQVEGWVEAYRRQLIACGRLQEDVAPARFLRWFDLTGLQRHLKVLGLFCRLAWRDGKHGYLADLPLVLDYVRHVAARYPELQALSRLPAATARTEAPGA; encoded by the coding sequence ATGCCACATATCAATGATCGCGCCAGCCAGCGTCTGGAGTGGGCGCGCCGGATCACCGGCAAGCACGCCATCACGCTCTGTCCCGCCTCGGCCGATGCCAGCTTTCGCAGCTACTGGCGCATCGACGGCATCCCGTCAGGCCGGCTGCTGATGGATTCCCCTCCGGAGCTGGAAGATCCCCTGCCCTGGCTGAATATCGGGCGTCGCCTCAGCGATGCCGGCCTGCATGTCCCTGCAGTCTACGAAGCCGATCTCGAGCAGGGTCTGCTGCTGATCGAGGATCTGGGCGACCGGCTGTATCTTGGCGAATTGAATGACGACAGTGCGGACGATCTTTACGGCGACGCCATGCAGGCCCTGCTCCGCATGCAGACCGCCGTCGATGCCACCGGCCTCACGCTCTATGACACGGCCTTTCTGCAACGGGAAATGGATCTGCTGCCGGAATGGTATCTGGGCCGCCATCTGGGCCTGGATCCCGAGCCCTGGCAAGAGGCCCTGCAAACGGTATTCCAGGTCCTGACGGACAATGCGGCGGAACAGCCGCAGGGATTCGTGCACCGCGACTACCACAGTCGCAACCTGCTGCTCAGCGACGCCGGCAATCCGGCCATCATCGACTTCCAGGGTGCCTTGCTGGGTCCGCTGACCTACGATCTGGCCTCCCTGCTGCGCGATTGCTATATCCGCTGGCCCGATCAACAGGTCGAAGGCTGGGTCGAGGCCTACCGTCGTCAGCTGATAGCCTGCGGGCGCTTGCAGGAAGATGTCGCCCCTGCACGCTTTCTGCGCTGGTTCGACCTGACCGGCCTGCAACGGCACCTGAAAGTGCTGGGCCTGTTCTGCCGGCTGGCCTGGCGCGACGGCAAGCACGGTTACCTTGCCGACCTGCCACTGGTACTGGACTATGTGCGGCATGTCGCGGCCCGTTATCCCGAGCTGCAAGCCCTCAGCCGGCTGCCGGCAGCGACTGCCCGAACCGAAGCGCCGGGGGCATGA
- the murU gene encoding N-acetylmuramate alpha-1-phosphate uridylyltransferase MurU, whose protein sequence is MKQALLFAAGLGSRLRPLTSQTPKPLLCAGGKPLIVWHLEKLAAAGIEEVLINTSHLAEQFEPALGDGRRWGLRIRYLHEGPQPLETGGGMRNALPWLGKAPFLAIAADIWSDIDYASIRMPDAALAHLLMVANPDWHPQGDFQLLDGWVQWPGHEPRLTFSSIGLYRRAFIETHAEGCFKLLPLYQAAAAQGRLSGQQHHGRWHNIGTREQLQALDQALGVTGT, encoded by the coding sequence ATGAAGCAGGCCCTGCTGTTTGCCGCCGGCCTGGGCAGCCGCCTGCGGCCACTGACCTCCCAGACCCCCAAGCCCCTGCTTTGCGCGGGCGGCAAGCCACTCATCGTCTGGCATCTGGAAAAACTGGCAGCTGCCGGTATCGAGGAGGTGCTGATCAACACCTCCCATCTGGCCGAGCAATTCGAGCCAGCATTGGGCGACGGCAGGCGCTGGGGCTTGCGGATCCGCTATCTGCACGAAGGCCCGCAGCCACTGGAGACTGGCGGCGGCATGCGCAATGCCTTGCCATGGCTGGGCAAGGCGCCTTTTCTGGCGATCGCCGCCGATATCTGGAGCGATATCGACTATGCCTCCATCCGCATGCCCGACGCGGCGCTCGCCCATCTGCTGATGGTGGCCAATCCGGACTGGCACCCGCAAGGCGACTTCCAGTTGCTGGACGGCTGGGTCCAGTGGCCCGGACACGAACCCCGGCTGACGTTCTCCAGCATCGGCCTGTATCGCCGAGCATTTATCGAGACCCATGCCGAAGGCTGCTTCAAGCTGCTGCCCTTGTATCAGGCCGCCGCCGCACAAGGACGTCTGAGCGGCCAGCAGCACCATGGCCGCTGGCACAATATCGGTACCCGCGAGCAACTGCAGGCACTGGATCAGGCACTGGGTGTAACCGGCACCTGA
- the galU gene encoding UTP--glucose-1-phosphate uridylyltransferase GalU, producing MSKRLRKVVFPVAGLGTRFLPATKVVAKEMLPVLDRPLIQYAVDEAVDAGADTLIFVTNRYKHSIADYFDKAYELEAKLEEKGKAELLALVQGTLPSHVRAIFVTQPEARGLGHAVLCAKPVVGDESFGVILPDDLIWNEGRGALGQMADLAEREHAGVIAVEEVPREETDKYGVVDAAPIDERSARISHMVEKPRPEDAPSNLAVVGRYVLPSTIFHYLETTQPGAGGEIQLTDALEALLQNKGKMLAYRFQGTRFDCGNKAGLVRATVHMALNDPKLAPEVRQYLKEVV from the coding sequence GTGAGCAAGCGTCTACGCAAAGTGGTGTTTCCCGTCGCCGGACTCGGCACCCGGTTTCTGCCGGCGACCAAGGTGGTGGCCAAGGAAATGCTGCCGGTACTGGATCGGCCGCTGATCCAGTATGCCGTCGATGAAGCCGTCGATGCGGGTGCCGATACCCTGATCTTCGTCACCAACCGCTACAAGCACTCCATTGCCGACTATTTCGACAAGGCCTACGAGCTGGAGGCCAAGCTCGAGGAGAAGGGCAAGGCCGAACTGCTGGCCCTGGTCCAGGGCACCTTGCCCAGCCATGTGCGTGCCATCTTCGTGACCCAGCCGGAAGCGCGGGGCCTGGGCCATGCGGTGCTGTGCGCCAAGCCGGTGGTCGGTGACGAGTCCTTCGGCGTGATTCTGCCGGACGATCTGATCTGGAATGAGGGGCGTGGCGCCCTGGGCCAGATGGCGGATCTGGCCGAACGTGAGCATGCCGGCGTTATCGCGGTGGAAGAGGTTCCGCGCGAGGAAACCGACAAGTACGGCGTGGTCGATGCTGCCCCTATCGATGAGCGCAGTGCCCGCATCAGCCATATGGTGGAAAAGCCCAGGCCCGAGGATGCTCCGTCCAATCTGGCCGTGGTCGGTCGCTATGTGTTGCCCTCGACCATCTTCCATTATCTGGAAACCACCCAGCCCGGTGCTGGCGGCGAGATCCAGCTGACCGACGCGCTGGAAGCCCTGCTGCAGAACAAGGGCAAGATGCTGGCGTATCGTTTTCAGGGCACCCGGTTCGATTGCGGCAACAAGGCCGGACTGGTCCGCGCCACGGTGCATATGGCGCTGAACGATCCCAAGCTGGCTCCCGAGGTGCGGCAGTACCTGAAGGAAGTGGTCTGA
- a CDS encoding nucleoside-diphosphate sugar epimerase/dehydratase: protein MAVMVHDLVMAGLAWYLANLLRFALTPDAVAHFSPGEWLIVLSVQGLVFNRLGLYRGIWRFASLPDLWNILRAVGIGGLVIGVALFAYSRLSGVPRSVIFIYPLILAGLLGVPRLGYRAWKDRRQRMSEQVVRVLVIGAGDPAEALARDLRRDARYRVVGFVDDQARLRGASIGGIPVLGALQQLPELAADAAAGMLLIAMPDADGPTLRRIVGHCERTGLPCRTMPGLGDIVAGRASPGEIQEVRIEDLLGRDSVQLDRVWLAGHLSGQRVLVTGGGGSIGAELCRQLCQLGVRSLTIVEQSEFNLYAIDKELRQDFPALELQSVLADCGDLPAMHRLFGDFRPRLVFHAAAYKHVPMLQTQLRTAYRNNVMSTQNLAMLADETGVETFVLISTDKAVNPTSVMGACKRLAEIWCQNLDARSATRFVTVRFGNVLDSAGSVVPLFREQIRHGGPVTVTHPDMTRYFMTIPEACQLILQGAAQGQGGEIFALDMGEPVKIRELALQMIRLAGKKPGSEIPIVYTGLRPGEKLFEELFHPQENYAATTHAKIFLAQHRKVSWGLLLRQFGRAADAVASYDEAAIRQSVSVLLPTYQWGQATSVDTVVVLHPKNSGECE from the coding sequence ATGGCGGTGATGGTTCACGATCTGGTGATGGCCGGGCTGGCCTGGTATCTGGCCAATCTGCTGCGTTTTGCATTGACGCCCGATGCCGTGGCGCATTTCAGCCCGGGCGAGTGGCTGATCGTGTTGTCGGTACAGGGGCTGGTCTTCAATCGCCTGGGCTTGTATCGCGGCATCTGGCGTTTCGCCAGCCTGCCAGACCTGTGGAACATCCTGCGTGCCGTGGGTATCGGAGGGCTGGTCATCGGCGTGGCCTTGTTTGCCTACTCCCGGCTCAGCGGAGTGCCTCGCTCGGTGATCTTCATCTATCCGCTGATCCTCGCCGGTCTGCTGGGCGTGCCACGGCTCGGTTACCGAGCCTGGAAGGACCGTCGGCAGCGGATGTCGGAACAGGTGGTGCGGGTACTGGTCATAGGCGCCGGTGATCCGGCGGAAGCTCTGGCGCGGGATCTGCGCCGCGATGCCCGCTACCGGGTGGTCGGTTTCGTGGATGATCAGGCGCGGTTGCGTGGTGCCAGCATCGGCGGCATTCCCGTGCTGGGGGCACTGCAGCAGCTGCCCGAGCTGGCGGCGGACGCGGCGGCCGGCATGTTGCTGATCGCGATGCCCGATGCCGACGGGCCGACTCTGCGGCGGATTGTGGGCCACTGCGAGCGCACCGGGCTGCCTTGTCGCACGATGCCGGGTCTGGGCGATATCGTCGCCGGTCGCGCCAGTCCGGGGGAGATCCAGGAGGTCAGGATCGAGGATCTGCTGGGCCGTGACAGCGTGCAGCTGGATCGGGTGTGGCTGGCGGGGCATCTCAGTGGCCAGCGGGTACTGGTCACCGGCGGCGGGGGCTCCATCGGTGCCGAGCTGTGTCGACAGCTGTGTCAGCTTGGTGTGCGTTCACTGACCATTGTCGAGCAGAGTGAATTCAATCTCTATGCCATTGACAAGGAGTTGCGGCAGGATTTCCCCGCACTGGAGCTGCAGTCGGTGCTTGCCGATTGCGGGGATCTGCCGGCCATGCACCGGTTGTTCGGAGATTTCCGGCCCCGGCTGGTGTTTCATGCCGCGGCCTACAAGCATGTGCCGATGCTGCAGACCCAGCTGCGGACGGCCTATCGCAACAATGTGATGTCGACCCAGAACCTTGCGATGCTTGCCGATGAGACCGGGGTGGAGACCTTCGTGCTGATCTCCACGGACAAGGCGGTCAATCCCACCAGCGTGATGGGAGCCTGCAAGCGCCTGGCCGAAATCTGGTGCCAGAACCTGGATGCTCGTTCAGCGACACGTTTTGTGACGGTGCGCTTCGGCAATGTGCTGGATTCGGCGGGCTCGGTGGTGCCCTTGTTTCGCGAGCAGATCCGCCACGGGGGGCCGGTGACGGTCACGCATCCCGATATGACCCGATATTTCATGACGATTCCCGAGGCCTGCCAGCTGATCTTGCAGGGCGCTGCCCAGGGGCAGGGCGGTGAGATCTTTGCGCTGGACATGGGAGAGCCCGTGAAGATCAGGGAGCTGGCCTTGCAGATGATCCGTCTGGCCGGCAAGAAACCGGGTAGCGAGATACCCATCGTCTATACCGGCCTGCGTCCGGGAGAGAAGCTGTTCGAGGAGTTGTTCCATCCCCAGGAAAATTACGCCGCCACCACCCATGCCAAGATCTTCCTGGCACAGCACCGCAAAGTCAGCTGGGGTTTATTGTTGAGACAGTTCGGGCGTGCGGCCGATGCCGTGGCATCGTATGATGAAGCCGCGATACGGCAGAGCGTTTCGGTGCTGCTGCCGACGTATCAGTGGGGACAAGCCACCTCGGTGGATACCGTCGTTGTCCTGCATCCGAAAAATTCAGGAGAGTGTGAGTGA
- a CDS encoding glycosyltransferase family 4 protein has translation MSIPALPVRWIWLAAVMSWAAVGWMLIWARRRGVLDLPGHRRSHRQATPRGGGIGMMLVLLLWLPWIGWGRGLSAAVTCALASVALIGAWDDLAPRGVAVRLLVHLAAVTLAGGALLAGAHDSLWWLLLVVPCGVWSINLHNFMDGIDGLLAGHCLITGLVLAVLADAVGLPSVAALAALLAAVCAGFLGFNWAPARIFMGDAGSGGCGLLVAVLALALVVCRPSLLWAVLALGSSFVVDASLTLLQRMWRGRRWTQAHREHLYQWQVRLGHGHARVTLAYLLWDSLIGGWLVWHRGPVPLGPPACLAVYLLAMLVWLGCKIRSLRQRRQREIS, from the coding sequence ATGAGTATTCCGGCGCTGCCGGTACGCTGGATCTGGCTGGCGGCGGTGATGTCCTGGGCGGCGGTCGGGTGGATGCTGATCTGGGCCCGACGACGCGGTGTGCTGGATCTGCCCGGGCATCGTCGCTCGCATCGGCAGGCGACGCCGCGCGGCGGCGGTATCGGGATGATGCTGGTGCTGCTGCTGTGGCTGCCCTGGATCGGTTGGGGGCGCGGGCTGAGCGCGGCTGTGACCTGCGCGCTGGCCTCCGTGGCCCTGATCGGTGCCTGGGATGATCTGGCGCCACGTGGCGTGGCGGTGCGGCTGCTGGTGCATCTGGCCGCCGTCACGCTGGCCGGCGGTGCCCTGCTGGCCGGTGCCCATGATTCCTTGTGGTGGCTGCTGCTGGTGGTCCCTTGCGGGGTCTGGAGCATCAATCTGCACAATTTCATGGATGGCATCGATGGCTTGCTGGCCGGTCATTGTCTGATCACGGGTCTGGTGCTGGCCGTGCTGGCGGACGCTGTCGGACTGCCTTCGGTCGCGGCGCTGGCGGCGCTTCTGGCAGCCGTCTGCGCAGGATTTCTCGGTTTCAACTGGGCGCCGGCCCGCATTTTCATGGGCGATGCGGGCAGCGGCGGTTGCGGTCTGCTGGTCGCCGTGCTGGCGCTGGCTCTGGTGGTTTGCAGGCCGTCGCTGCTGTGGGCCGTTCTGGCGCTGGGCAGCAGCTTTGTGGTCGATGCCAGCCTGACCCTGCTGCAGCGGATGTGGCGGGGGCGGCGCTGGACCCAGGCGCATCGCGAGCACCTCTATCAATGGCAGGTGCGGCTGGGGCATGGTCATGCCCGTGTCACGCTGGCTTATCTGCTCTGGGACAGTCTGATCGGTGGCTGGCTGGTATGGCATCGGGGACCTGTACCGCTGGGTCCGCCGGCCTGCCTTGCGGTGTATCTGCTCGCCATGCTGGTCTGGCTGGGGTGTAAGATCCGAAGCCTGCGCCAGCGGCGCCAGCGGGAGATTTCGTGA